A genomic stretch from Nitrospirota bacterium includes:
- a CDS encoding Ku protein, translating to MAVQGIWSGTISFSLVAIPVRLVTAIRPGHISFHLLHSKDYSPLSRRMFCPKEGAMVPADEIIRGYEIVPDKYILMTDEELESVSPERSRTIEILEFIDMKEVDPIYYDHPYYLVPSKGGEKAYQLLVEVMHRTNKAGLAKFVLAEREYLVAVTSKEGALALTTLHYSDEILPDEDISPKKGKIEAEEESRMQKSIEQMIEDFDPGKYADERRKKLVALLEAKAKEKAPVEAPAVAEEEGEGPADLVAALEESMRKVKENR from the coding sequence ATGGCAGTTCAGGGAATATGGAGCGGGACGATCAGTTTCAGCCTGGTGGCCATACCGGTACGCCTGGTTACGGCCATAAGGCCCGGCCATATCTCCTTTCACCTGCTCCACAGCAAGGATTACTCTCCTCTGTCGCGAAGAATGTTCTGTCCGAAAGAGGGAGCAATGGTCCCCGCGGATGAGATCATCAGGGGATACGAGATCGTGCCCGACAAATACATACTGATGACGGACGAGGAGCTGGAATCCGTGTCCCCGGAACGGAGCCGCACGATCGAGATCCTCGAGTTCATCGATATGAAGGAAGTAGACCCGATCTATTATGATCACCCTTACTACCTCGTTCCTTCGAAAGGGGGCGAAAAAGCCTATCAGCTGCTGGTCGAGGTGATGCACCGGACAAACAAGGCCGGGCTCGCGAAGTTCGTGCTGGCTGAACGCGAGTATCTGGTGGCGGTGACGAGCAAAGAGGGAGCGCTGGCCCTGACCACACTTCATTACAGCGACGAAATACTTCCCGATGAAGACATTTCACCGAAGAAAGGAAAGATCGAGGCCGAAGAGGAAAGCAGAATGCAAAAAAGCATTGAGCAGATGATCGAAGACTTTGATCCGGGGAAATATGCGGACGAGCGCCGCAAAAAGCTCGTGGCTCTCCTGGAAGCGAAGGCAAAAGAGAAGGCCCCGGTCGAGGCTCCTGCAGTGGCGGAAGAAGAGGGAGAGGGTCCGGCCGATCTGGTCGCTGCGCTGGAGGAGAGCATGAGGAAAGTGAAGGAGAACAGGTGA
- the ligD gene encoding non-homologous end-joining DNA ligase, whose amino-acid sequence MSRTFVEMEGRRLPLSNLEKDLYPSYGFTKARILEYYRGIAPFILPHLKDRALTLKRYPEGVERDFFFEKRCPSHHPAWVKTAEVPQEGGEPMTVCMVNDLETLIWAENLASLELHVPLARTGSSQTPDSMVFDLDPGEPANILDCARVALILRDLLSRMGLVGYAKTSGQKGLHVFVPLNRKETTFEDTKTFSKAVAEIMQKHYPDLVTAKMAKQERKAKIFINWSQNDASKTMICVYSLRAREKPYVSFPLEWEELENLAGLGDPERLQVMHSEAVRRAEEKGDLFQEVLVKEQKLPHL is encoded by the coding sequence GTGAGCAGAACATTTGTCGAAATGGAAGGGAGGAGACTCCCTTTATCGAACCTTGAAAAGGACCTCTATCCCTCTTATGGTTTCACGAAGGCCCGCATCCTGGAATACTATCGCGGGATTGCCCCGTTCATCCTGCCCCATTTGAAAGACCGGGCACTGACATTAAAACGCTATCCCGAGGGGGTGGAAAGGGATTTCTTTTTCGAGAAGCGTTGTCCTTCTCACCATCCGGCCTGGGTGAAAACGGCGGAGGTCCCCCAGGAAGGCGGAGAACCGATGACGGTCTGCATGGTCAACGACCTGGAAACGCTGATCTGGGCCGAGAACCTTGCGTCTCTCGAACTCCATGTGCCCCTGGCCAGGACCGGATCGTCTCAGACGCCCGATTCCATGGTCTTCGACCTCGATCCCGGCGAGCCGGCGAACATTCTCGATTGTGCCCGAGTGGCGCTCATCCTTCGGGACCTGCTCTCCCGCATGGGGCTTGTTGGCTATGCAAAAACCTCGGGGCAAAAGGGGCTCCATGTATTTGTCCCCTTGAACCGCAAGGAGACGACCTTTGAAGATACGAAGACATTTTCAAAAGCCGTTGCAGAAATCATGCAGAAACATTATCCGGACCTGGTGACCGCAAAAATGGCGAAGCAGGAGCGGAAAGCAAAGATATTCATCAACTGGTCCCAGAATGACGCTTCGAAAACGATGATCTGTGTTTATTCCCTGCGCGCCCGGGAAAAACCGTATGTTTCGTTTCCGCTCGAATGGGAGGAACTTGAGAATCTGGCCGGGCTTGGCGACCCGGAAAGGCTGCAGGTCATGCATTCGGAAGCTGTTCGCAGGGCGGAAGAAAAGGGAGACCTTTTTCAAGAGGTGCTCGTGAAAGAACAGAAACTGCCTCATCTATAA
- the ligD gene encoding non-homologous end-joining DNA ligase: MERGLKEYASKREFEKTPEPKPGLQHEGGRLKFVIHKHAARALHYDLRLELEGVLKSWAVPKGPSLDPSLKRLAVLVEDHPLDYRDFEGVIPEHNYGAGSVIIWDKGYYHHPATNDKDESEKLLLEGFKNGDIKFILEGEKLHGEFALVKMGRDGKSWLLLKKKDRDSAKEDILKENRSVVSHKTLEEMLETNTAKSFKQKKSIQIRVHEALESEDLKDAPIRPMRKAVRPMLATVAESPFDHPDWIFEVKWDGYRALAEVRDDGVSLYSRNGISFNKKFSPIVAALRKFGSNAVLDGEIVVVDDQGRPDFQMLQHYQDLGSGHLLYHVFDLLHFQGHDMTGLPLLRRKELLKRILPSSPKIRFSDHIGKEGVLFYNVVREKGLEGIIAKQAQSLYDAGRRSRQWLKVKTRLTQEGVIAGFTEPGGGRKHFGALVLGLFDGDELMYIGHVGGGFSERDLKDIHEQLAPLIQKECPFKVTPETNARVTWVRPELVCEVGLSGWTEDDVMRQPVFLRLREDKAAREVVSEKPLIGDGGGP; encoded by the coding sequence ATGGAAAGGGGATTAAAGGAATACGCATCCAAACGGGAATTCGAGAAAACACCCGAACCGAAACCGGGCCTTCAACATGAGGGGGGCCGCCTCAAGTTCGTCATTCATAAGCACGCGGCACGGGCCCTTCATTATGATCTCAGGCTGGAGTTGGAAGGGGTGCTGAAAAGCTGGGCCGTGCCGAAAGGTCCATCGCTTGACCCTTCCTTGAAACGCCTGGCTGTCTTGGTTGAAGACCACCCCCTCGATTACAGGGATTTCGAGGGCGTTATCCCGGAGCACAATTACGGTGCAGGAAGCGTCATCATCTGGGACAAGGGCTATTATCATCACCCCGCCACGAACGACAAGGACGAAAGCGAGAAGCTCCTTCTGGAGGGATTTAAAAATGGAGATATAAAGTTCATACTCGAAGGGGAAAAACTTCACGGTGAATTCGCGCTGGTAAAGATGGGCAGGGACGGAAAGTCGTGGCTGCTCTTGAAGAAAAAAGATCGGGACTCTGCCAAGGAAGATATTCTTAAGGAGAACCGCTCCGTAGTGTCCCATAAGACGCTGGAGGAGATGCTCGAGACCAACACGGCTAAATCGTTCAAGCAAAAAAAATCAATCCAGATCCGTGTGCACGAAGCACTGGAAAGCGAGGACCTGAAGGACGCGCCGATCAGGCCGATGCGAAAGGCTGTACGACCGATGCTCGCGACCGTGGCCGAGTCACCCTTTGATCATCCGGACTGGATCTTTGAAGTGAAATGGGACGGATACCGCGCCTTAGCCGAAGTCCGGGACGACGGCGTTTCCCTCTATTCGCGAAATGGAATCTCGTTCAACAAGAAATTCTCTCCTATCGTGGCGGCGCTTCGAAAATTCGGATCTAACGCTGTGCTGGACGGCGAAATCGTCGTGGTGGACGATCAGGGCAGGCCTGATTTTCAGATGCTGCAACATTACCAGGACCTCGGAAGCGGTCATTTGCTCTACCACGTTTTCGACCTCCTCCACTTCCAGGGACATGATATGACCGGCCTGCCCCTGCTCAGGAGGAAAGAACTCTTGAAAAGAATTCTCCCCTCTTCCCCAAAAATACGGTTCAGCGATCACATCGGGAAAGAGGGCGTCTTGTTTTACAACGTCGTCAGGGAAAAGGGCCTGGAAGGGATCATCGCCAAGCAGGCTCAAAGCCTGTACGACGCGGGCAGAAGAAGCCGGCAGTGGCTGAAAGTGAAAACACGGCTCACCCAGGAGGGCGTGATCGCTGGTTTCACGGAACCGGGCGGTGGGAGAAAACATTTCGGCGCACTTGTGCTGGGCCTCTTCGATGGGGACGAATTGATGTACATCGGTCACGTCGGAGGCGGGTTCTCGGAGAGAGATCTAAAGGATATCCACGAACAATTGGCGCCCCTGATCCAAAAAGAATGTCCTTTTAAGGTGACTCCGGAGACCAATGCCCGCGTTACCTGGGTCAGGCCGGAGCTGGTCTGTGAGGTTGGTTTGTCCGGCTGGACTGAAGACGATGTCATGAGGCAGCCCGTTTTCCTGCGGCTGCGCGAGGACAAAGCCGCCCGCGAAGTAGTGAGCGAGAAACCACTGATAGGCGACGGGGGAGGACCTTAA
- a CDS encoding DUF72 domain-containing protein, producing MKIHVGTSGFAHKEWNGKFYPEKISPKDMLRFYAERLNTVEINNTFYHMPKESVLTSWAEQVPDDFVFALKAPQVITHMKQLRNVFEQTGYLFRSLSILDKKLGPILFQFPKSFREDRPALADFLPLIPDNTACAFDFRSPTWLDAETLDLLREKGCSWCIEDTDENPIQEIISTAPWGYLRLRRSDYADADMSQWLEKILSQKWERAFVFFKHEDGPEMAMRFQELVESRGKPREARINKAR from the coding sequence ATGAAAATCCACGTCGGTACAAGCGGGTTCGCGCATAAGGAATGGAATGGGAAATTCTATCCTGAAAAGATCTCGCCCAAGGACATGCTTCGCTTCTATGCCGAACGCCTCAACACGGTTGAGATCAATAACACCTTTTATCACATGCCCAAAGAGAGCGTACTGACGTCCTGGGCGGAACAGGTCCCCGATGATTTTGTGTTCGCGCTCAAAGCGCCCCAGGTCATAACGCATATGAAACAGCTCCGGAATGTGTTCGAGCAGACCGGGTACCTCTTCAGGTCGCTGTCAATTCTGGACAAAAAGCTGGGGCCGATCCTGTTTCAGTTTCCTAAGAGTTTTCGTGAGGACCGGCCTGCGCTGGCAGACTTTCTCCCTCTGATTCCTGACAACACGGCCTGCGCATTCGATTTCCGCAGCCCGACCTGGCTCGATGCTGAAACTCTGGACCTCCTTCGTGAAAAAGGATGCAGCTGGTGCATCGAGGATACTGACGAGAACCCGATCCAGGAAATTATCAGCACTGCGCCATGGGGGTACCTGCGCCTGCGCCGTTCCGATTACGCGGATGCTGATATGTCGCAATGGTTGGAAAAGATCCTCTCGCAAAAATGGGAGAGGGCCTTCGTGTTCTTTAAACACGAGGACGGACCCGAAATGGCAATGCGGTTCCAGGAGCTTGTCGAATCGAGGGGGAAACCAAGGGAGGCAAGAATAAATAAAGCTCGTTAG
- the deoC gene encoding deoxyribose-phosphate aldolase, which yields MFEDEIQLAQLIDHTVVGPETTIDDVARACKDAKRYGFACVVVSSCHVSRAREWLSNSLIKVCSVVGFPHGASTTTVKIVEAMEAMKNGASELDIVVNVGMVKSGKYDFVEIDVKNVIAMTPQKVHKVIIETGSLTSDEIVRVSKIAAKAGAEFVKTSTGYGSRGASVEDLRLIREAVGSQCRIKASGGIRDLAAVSALIEAGAERIGTSAGPAIMEEYLKSRK from the coding sequence ATGTTTGAAGACGAAATCCAGCTAGCCCAGCTCATCGATCATACGGTCGTCGGGCCGGAAACGACGATCGACGATGTCGCCCGGGCCTGCAAGGACGCGAAGCGATACGGATTCGCCTGCGTTGTCGTGAGCAGCTGCCACGTTTCCCGGGCCCGCGAATGGCTGTCCAACAGCCTGATCAAGGTCTGCAGCGTGGTCGGCTTTCCCCACGGAGCAAGCACGACGACCGTAAAGATCGTCGAGGCCATGGAAGCGATGAAGAACGGGGCCTCCGAGCTCGATATCGTGGTCAACGTGGGTATGGTGAAGTCGGGGAAATACGATTTCGTGGAGATCGACGTCAAGAACGTTATCGCCATGACGCCGCAAAAAGTGCACAAGGTCATCATCGAGACCGGCAGCCTCACCTCCGACGAGATCGTTCGCGTCTCCAAAATAGCCGCAAAGGCCGGAGCCGAGTTCGTCAAGACTTCGACCGGTTACGGCTCCCGGGGTGCAAGCGTCGAGGACCTCCGCCTCATCCGTGAGGCCGTCGGCTCCCAGTGCCGCATCAAGGCATCGGGCGGGATCCGCGACCTTGCCGCTGTCTCCGCGCTCATTGAGGCCGGAGCGGAACGCATCGGGACCAGCGCGGGGCCGGCGATCATGGAGGAGTATTTGAAAAGCAGAAAGTAG
- the ilvE gene encoding branched-chain-amino-acid transaminase, with protein sequence MLVYLNGNLVPKEDARVSVFDHGYLYGDGIYETLRAYDGMLFLADKHLLRLKSSADAISLNLPLPLEHIGKALLDTISANKLGDAYVRIQVSRGTGEIGLDPALCPAPTMVIIAKPFTAYPAGYYERGVSVAIVKTRRNHPLALNPSIKGTNFLNNILAKIESIRAGAYEAIMLNWEGYVAEGTISNIFLVKAGVLYTPHLRTGILEGVTRGLLLELAGKESIETREAPILPRDLYEADECFITNTTIEVMPVSTVDGRPVGKGTPGPVTSVLRRAYQDEVRRCLKTKSS encoded by the coding sequence ATGCTTGTCTACCTGAACGGCAACCTTGTTCCGAAAGAGGATGCGAGGGTGTCCGTCTTCGACCACGGCTACCTCTACGGCGACGGCATCTACGAGACCCTGCGGGCGTACGACGGGATGCTCTTCCTCGCGGACAAGCACCTGCTGCGGCTGAAAAGCTCCGCCGATGCCATCTCCCTCAACCTTCCCCTTCCTCTGGAGCATATCGGCAAGGCGCTGCTGGACACCATCAGTGCGAACAAGCTGGGCGATGCTTACGTCCGCATTCAGGTTTCCCGGGGGACCGGAGAGATCGGGCTTGACCCCGCCCTCTGCCCGGCCCCGACCATGGTGATCATCGCGAAGCCGTTCACGGCGTATCCGGCTGGCTACTATGAACGCGGAGTCTCCGTAGCGATAGTGAAGACGCGCCGCAATCATCCGCTCGCCCTTAACCCCTCGATCAAGGGGACGAACTTCCTGAACAACATCCTTGCCAAGATCGAATCGATCCGTGCGGGAGCATACGAAGCGATCATGCTGAACTGGGAAGGCTATGTCGCGGAGGGCACGATCAGCAACATCTTCCTGGTGAAGGCCGGAGTTCTCTACACACCCCACCTCCGGACCGGCATCCTGGAAGGCGTCACGCGGGGGCTTTTGCTGGAGCTTGCCGGCAAGGAATCGATCGAGACGAGGGAGGCGCCGATCCTCCCCCGGGACCTCTACGAAGCAGACGAATGTTTCATTACGAACACGACGATCGAGGTCATGCCGGTCTCTACGGTCGATGGCCGGCCCGTGGGGAAGGGGACGCCTGGCCCGGTTACGTCGGTCCTGCGGAGGGCCTATCAAGACGAGGTGCGTCGATGTTTGAAGACGAAATCCAGCTAG
- a CDS encoding NAD(P)/FAD-dependent oxidoreductase: MPERTIIIIGGGIAGLSAGCYGQMNGFRTHIFEMHKKKPGGLCTAWKRQGYTVDGCIHWLVGSGPQSGFYRIWQDLGALEGTAFVDYDEYARYEGADGKTFIVSTNIDRLEQHLREIAPEDGGVIDEFITAVRRCTRMEPPLKKAPEVSNLFDLLKLVVTKFPLLRMLWKWNRISLREFGERFRDPLVRKAFSQLFQPDFPMSFMLMTLALMHNRAAGYPLGGSLEFARSIEKRYLTLGGEIQYKAKAAKILTENGRAVGIRLEDGSEHRADYVISAADGHATIFEMLEGKYLDDVIRGYYEKLIPFPPLVYIALGVNRTFPDIPPSTSFALELTRPFMVGGVEHEFIPVHIYNYDPVLAPEGKTLLVVMLRTDFEYWRSLREHDDRYKAEKEKVADGIIAILDRRFPGLAGQVEMRDVASPTTFVRYTGNWRGSFEGWQVTPRTWFFGKPMRKTLPGLDNFYMAGHWVEPGGGLPSAAMSGRNVIQIICKKEKVRFAVSS, from the coding sequence ATGCCTGAAAGAACGATCATTATCATCGGGGGAGGGATCGCGGGCCTCTCTGCGGGCTGTTACGGCCAGATGAACGGATTCCGCACGCATATCTTCGAGATGCACAAGAAGAAGCCGGGCGGGCTCTGCACCGCCTGGAAGCGGCAGGGATATACGGTGGACGGGTGCATCCACTGGCTGGTCGGCTCCGGTCCGCAATCCGGCTTTTACCGGATCTGGCAGGACCTCGGTGCGCTCGAGGGCACGGCCTTCGTCGATTACGACGAGTACGCGCGGTACGAAGGAGCGGATGGAAAAACATTCATTGTCTCGACCAACATCGACAGGCTGGAGCAGCACCTGCGGGAAATCGCTCCGGAGGACGGCGGCGTCATCGACGAGTTCATCACCGCCGTTCGCAGGTGCACCCGGATGGAACCGCCGCTGAAAAAGGCCCCCGAGGTATCGAACCTCTTCGACCTCCTGAAGCTGGTTGTCACAAAATTCCCGCTTCTGCGTATGCTCTGGAAATGGAACCGGATCTCCCTCAGGGAGTTCGGGGAGCGGTTCAGGGACCCGCTGGTGCGGAAAGCGTTTTCGCAGCTCTTTCAACCGGACTTCCCCATGTCCTTCATGCTCATGACCCTTGCCTTGATGCACAACAGGGCGGCGGGGTACCCGCTCGGAGGGTCGCTCGAGTTCGCCCGGTCCATCGAGAAGCGCTATCTCACGCTGGGGGGCGAGATCCAGTACAAGGCAAAAGCGGCGAAGATCCTGACCGAGAACGGCCGCGCCGTGGGCATCCGGCTCGAGGACGGTTCGGAGCATCGCGCGGACTACGTGATTTCGGCGGCCGACGGCCACGCGACCATCTTTGAAATGCTCGAAGGGAAGTACCTGGACGACGTGATCAGGGGCTACTATGAGAAGCTGATCCCCTTCCCGCCCCTCGTGTACATCGCGCTGGGCGTGAACAGGACCTTTCCCGATATCCCTCCGTCAACAAGCTTCGCCCTGGAACTCACGAGGCCCTTCATGGTCGGCGGCGTGGAGCACGAGTTCATTCCTGTGCATATCTACAATTACGATCCCGTGCTGGCACCCGAGGGCAAGACCCTGCTGGTCGTGATGCTGCGGACCGACTTTGAGTATTGGAGAAGTCTCCGTGAGCATGACGACCGCTATAAAGCCGAGAAGGAAAAGGTTGCTGACGGGATCATCGCGATCCTCGACAGGCGGTTTCCCGGCCTGGCCGGCCAGGTCGAGATGCGGGATGTGGCATCACCGACGACCTTCGTCCGGTACACGGGGAACTGGAGGGGCAGTTTCGAGGGCTGGCAGGTGACCCCCCGGACCTGGTTCTTCGGAAAGCCCATGCGGAAGACCCTGCCGGGGCTGGACAATTTCTACATGGCCGGACATTGGGTGGAGCCCGGAGGCGGACTGCCCTCGGCCGCGATGTCAGGCCGGAACGTGATCCAGATTATCTGCAAAAAGGAAAAAGTGCGCTTTGCGGTCAGCTCCTGA
- a CDS encoding phosphotransacetylase family protein encodes MVPILIASTAGYAGRTFVALGVALKLIEQGYRIGYIKPLGKTPVKMGKEVYDATALFMRQSLELAEPIEVISPFVETYENLTLLLQGQLKDVNKQVLSAYGTLKKKDFIIIGGAGDFFDGSLLGLDTVSLAEALKARVLVVEAWRGDISADALFGARTLLGNRFLGGVLNKVPATMMDHIKTTVRPFLEQKGVPVFGVFPRDKFLESVTVAELNETLSGKVLCCEDRLQEFVENFLIGAMDVDSALNYFRRTPNKAVITGAHRSDIQLAALETSTKCIILTGGLQTNEVVLGKAQSRGVPILSVPDDTFSAINKIEHRMGKSSILDAKKIGRTRELIASGFDMFGFLRKLDKV; translated from the coding sequence ATGGTTCCTATTCTCATCGCATCCACAGCGGGTTACGCCGGCCGTACCTTTGTCGCGCTCGGGGTCGCGCTCAAACTGATCGAGCAGGGCTATCGGATCGGTTACATCAAGCCCCTGGGGAAAACACCGGTCAAGATGGGCAAGGAGGTCTACGATGCAACGGCGCTCTTCATGCGGCAATCGCTGGAGCTGGCTGAGCCGATAGAGGTCATCTCTCCCTTTGTCGAGACCTACGAGAACCTGACGCTGCTTCTGCAGGGGCAGCTCAAGGACGTGAACAAGCAGGTCCTGTCCGCCTATGGGACCCTGAAAAAAAAGGACTTCATCATCATCGGCGGCGCCGGCGACTTTTTCGATGGCTCGCTGCTCGGCCTCGACACGGTCTCGCTCGCCGAGGCCCTCAAAGCACGGGTCCTCGTGGTCGAAGCGTGGCGCGGGGACATCTCGGCCGACGCCCTCTTCGGAGCGCGCACCCTGCTCGGGAACCGGTTCCTGGGCGGAGTGCTGAACAAGGTGCCGGCAACGATGATGGACCACATCAAGACGACCGTGCGGCCGTTCCTGGAGCAAAAGGGAGTGCCTGTCTTCGGAGTGTTCCCCCGGGACAAGTTCCTGGAATCCGTGACCGTTGCCGAGCTGAATGAGACACTGAGCGGCAAGGTCCTCTGCTGCGAGGACCGGCTGCAGGAATTCGTCGAGAACTTCCTGATCGGGGCGATGGATGTCGACAGCGCGCTGAACTATTTCCGGAGAACGCCGAACAAGGCCGTCATCACCGGTGCGCACCGGTCAGACATCCAGCTCGCGGCGCTGGAGACGTCGACGAAGTGCATCATCCTGACGGGAGGGCTCCAGACCAATGAGGTCGTTCTCGGGAAGGCGCAGTCGCGCGGGGTGCCCATCCTGTCCGTTCCGGACGATACCTTCAGCGCCATCAACAAGATCGAGCACCGCATGGGCAAGAGCAGCATCCTGGACGCCAAGAAGATCGGGCGCACCCGGGAGCTGATCGCCTCAGGTTTCGACATGTTCGGATTCCTCCGGAAGCTGGACAAGGTGTGA
- a CDS encoding acetate--CoA ligase family protein, with protein sequence MLDSLVNPSSIAVIGASQDSRKVGHAVLQNLIRFNFQGRLYPVNPSGGNILGLKAYPSVAAISGPVDLAIIAIPAAFVPNSLRDCAAAGIRSSIVISAGFKEAGKEGTLLEEDLKKISRERKIRILGPNCLGLINTANSMNATFAADMLPRGRIAFFSQSGAMGIAIMDWAIGNGVGFSKFVSLGNKADLSEIDFIEYFMDDPETNLILGYIEDVVEGKRFMEVALKATKLKPIILLKSGGTEAGARAASSHTGALAGSDVAFNAAFRQTGIMRAQGVQDLFDTALAFSEGKIPAGNGLLVVTNAGGPGIIAADTAEKLGVDLPHMTRESIMAMARKLPPNATVFNPVDVIGDATSDRYAAVLEQATRDPNVDGILVILTPQAMTDIERTADVVIAAARSTEKPVITSFMGEKRVRPAIERLKAASLPNFSYPELAVKAFKRLADQQAWMNVVPEELSTCWYNFDAAAEAVASILRSGIYQVGEEEAMQILTFYGFQFPRHALVKTSAEAARVAAKIGFPVVMKISSPDILHKTDVGGVRVNIRTGQEAEEAFTEITTNARRLMRDAFIKGVMVSEMVQGGREVILGVTFDRTFGHMIMFGLGGIYVEVLKDVSFRIVPVARRDAVAMVNEIRTSGLLRGARGEKPADINAIANNIVHLSCLISDFPEIQELDVNPLLVGERGAVALDARIVFRQPEK encoded by the coding sequence ATGCTCGACTCGCTTGTCAACCCCTCTTCCATCGCGGTCATCGGTGCATCCCAGGACTCACGCAAAGTCGGTCACGCCGTTCTGCAGAATCTCATCCGGTTCAATTTTCAGGGCAGGCTCTATCCCGTCAACCCGTCGGGCGGGAACATCCTGGGGCTGAAGGCTTATCCGAGCGTCGCCGCGATCTCCGGACCGGTCGACCTCGCGATCATCGCGATCCCCGCGGCGTTCGTTCCCAATTCCCTCAGGGACTGCGCGGCCGCCGGGATCCGTTCCTCAATTGTTATAAGCGCCGGTTTCAAGGAAGCGGGCAAGGAGGGGACGCTCCTTGAAGAGGATCTCAAGAAGATCAGCAGGGAGCGGAAGATCCGGATCCTCGGACCAAATTGCCTCGGGCTGATCAATACGGCGAACAGCATGAACGCCACCTTTGCAGCGGACATGCTCCCCCGAGGCAGGATCGCCTTCTTCTCGCAGTCAGGCGCCATGGGCATCGCTATCATGGACTGGGCCATCGGGAACGGGGTCGGGTTCTCCAAATTCGTCAGCCTTGGCAACAAGGCGGACCTGTCGGAGATCGACTTCATCGAGTACTTCATGGACGATCCCGAGACGAACCTCATCCTGGGCTATATCGAGGATGTGGTGGAAGGCAAGCGGTTCATGGAGGTAGCGCTCAAGGCAACGAAGCTTAAGCCGATCATCCTCCTGAAGTCGGGAGGCACCGAGGCGGGGGCGCGGGCGGCATCGTCGCACACCGGCGCCCTTGCCGGCTCCGATGTCGCCTTCAATGCGGCATTCCGCCAGACCGGGATCATGCGGGCCCAGGGAGTACAGGACCTGTTCGACACGGCCCTCGCCTTTTCCGAGGGCAAGATCCCGGCGGGCAACGGCCTGCTTGTGGTAACCAACGCAGGCGGCCCCGGCATCATCGCCGCGGACACCGCAGAGAAGCTCGGCGTCGATCTGCCGCACATGACCCGGGAAAGCATTATGGCCATGGCAAGAAAGCTTCCGCCCAACGCCACCGTCTTTAACCCCGTCGACGTGATCGGCGACGCCACCTCGGACCGGTATGCGGCCGTGCTGGAGCAGGCGACCCGCGATCCGAACGTGGACGGCATCCTGGTCATCCTGACGCCCCAGGCCATGACGGACATCGAACGGACAGCCGATGTGGTGATCGCGGCCGCGAGATCGACCGAAAAGCCCGTGATCACCTCCTTCATGGGCGAGAAGCGGGTGCGGCCGGCGATCGAGCGGCTGAAGGCAGCTTCGCTTCCGAACTTTTCCTACCCCGAGCTTGCCGTGAAGGCCTTCAAGCGTCTGGCCGATCAGCAGGCGTGGATGAATGTCGTTCCGGAAGAGCTCAGCACCTGCTGGTACAATTTCGATGCCGCGGCGGAAGCGGTCGCGTCGATCCTGCGGTCCGGGATCTACCAAGTGGGCGAAGAGGAAGCCATGCAGATCCTCACCTTCTACGGCTTCCAGTTTCCCCGCCACGCCCTCGTAAAGACTTCGGCCGAGGCCGCCCGGGTCGCCGCGAAGATCGGCTTCCCCGTCGTGATGAAGATATCGTCGCCGGACATCCTGCACAAGACCGACGTGGGCGGCGTGCGCGTCAATATCAGGACCGGACAGGAGGCGGAAGAGGCCTTCACCGAGATCACGACGAACGCCCGGCGTCTCATGCGCGACGCCTTCATCAAGGGCGTGATGGTGTCCGAGATGGTGCAGGGGGGCAGGGAGGTGATCCTGGGCGTCACCTTCGACCGCACCTTCGGTCACATGATCATGTTCGGACTGGGCGGCATCTATGTGGAGGTCCTGAAGGACGTTTCCTTCCGCATCGTGCCGGTCGCCCGGCGCGACGCCGTGGCCATGGTGAACGAGATAAGGACAAGCGGCCTGCTGCGGGGGGCACGGGGTGAGAAGCCGGCGGATATCAATGCCATCGCGAACAACATCGTGCACCTGTCCTGCCTCATTTCCGATTTCCCCGAGATCCAGGAGCTGGACGTCAATCCGCTTCTGGTGGGGGAGCGGGGCGCCGTTGCCCTCGATGCACGGATCGTGTTCAGGCAGCCGGAAAAGTGA